From a region of the bacterium genome:
- the rny gene encoding ribonuclease Y translates to MELFIAVVIAVVVGLAMGYGIRTWMSSVRSSQTEQDAHQLLKDARKDAENLLKEGALQIKADALKVREEFELSTKTRREELMALDNRIAQREINFDRKVALIDKKERALEQRTSEVEKQASEFDKSRVELNRLIDENKTKLQRIAGMTEAEARATLLARVEAEVHNEVGGLIRRMQAEARDTAEREAQKIVTLAVQRYAASHASEMMTCSVALPNDEMKGRIIGREGRNIRALEAATGINLLVDDTPEAVVISGFDPVRREVARISLERLIQDGRIHPARIEEVVTKTREEMDERIRVAGEEAIFKLGIQSFEPELIRTLGRLKFRSSYSQNVLMHSIEVAQLMGVMAAELGLDVSLAKRIGLLHDIGKALDHDIEGSHAVIGADLLRRLGEPAVVVNAVAAHHDDVPGESLYAILAAAGDAISASRPGARAETTEIYIKRLEKLEAIADGFPGVEKSYAIQAGREVRVVVQPEKVNEHEAMSMARNICKKIESDLQYPGQIRVMVVRETRSVEYAR, encoded by the coding sequence ATGGAACTGTTTATTGCCGTTGTAATAGCGGTTGTTGTCGGGTTGGCCATGGGGTATGGCATAAGAACATGGATGAGTTCTGTCCGGTCGAGTCAGACCGAACAGGATGCCCATCAGCTTTTGAAAGATGCCAGGAAGGATGCGGAAAATCTTTTGAAAGAGGGGGCTTTACAAATCAAGGCGGATGCGCTGAAAGTTCGTGAGGAGTTTGAGCTCTCGACTAAAACGCGCCGCGAGGAATTAATGGCGCTGGATAATCGCATTGCCCAGCGTGAAATTAACTTTGACCGGAAAGTCGCGCTTATTGATAAAAAGGAACGGGCGCTCGAACAAAGGACCAGTGAGGTTGAAAAACAGGCCTCGGAGTTTGATAAAAGTCGAGTCGAATTGAATCGGCTCATCGATGAAAATAAGACCAAGCTTCAACGGATTGCCGGGATGACGGAAGCGGAGGCGCGCGCCACCCTGCTGGCCCGAGTTGAGGCTGAAGTTCATAATGAGGTGGGGGGCTTGATCCGGCGTATGCAGGCTGAGGCCCGGGATACGGCTGAACGGGAGGCCCAGAAAATTGTTACCCTGGCTGTTCAACGTTATGCCGCCAGCCATGCTTCGGAAATGATGACATGTAGTGTGGCCTTGCCGAATGATGAGATGAAGGGGCGTATTATCGGGCGTGAAGGACGCAACATCAGGGCGTTGGAAGCTGCCACAGGGATTAATCTTCTGGTGGATGATACCCCCGAAGCAGTCGTGATTTCAGGGTTCGATCCTGTCCGTCGTGAAGTGGCCCGGATCTCTTTGGAGCGACTCATTCAGGATGGGCGCATCCATCCGGCCCGGATCGAAGAGGTGGTGACCAAGACGCGGGAAGAAATGGATGAGCGCATTCGAGTCGCCGGGGAGGAAGCCATTTTTAAGTTGGGAATCCAGAGCTTTGAGCCCGAACTGATTCGCACTTTGGGGCGGCTTAAATTCCGGAGCAGTTATTCCCAGAATGTGTTGATGCATTCTATTGAGGTGGCCCAATTAATGGGGGTGATGGCGGCGGAGTTGGGGCTGGATGTGTCGTTGGCCAAACGGATCGGTTTGTTGCATGACATTGGGAAGGCTCTGGATCACGACATTGAGGGGAGTCATGCGGTGATCGGGGCGGATCTGCTTCGACGCCTGGGGGAACCGGCGGTGGTGGTGAATGCCGTGGCAGCTCACCATGATGACGTACCTGGGGAGAGCCTCTATGCGATTCTGGCGGCGGCAGGGGATGCCATTTCGGCCTCTAGGCCCGGGGCGCGAGCGGAAACTACCGAGATCTATATTAAGCGTCTGGAAAAGCTTGAGGCGATCGCCGATGGTTTCCCGGGCGTGGAGAAGAGTTACGCGATTCAGGCTGGACGTGAAGTCCGGGTGGTGGTGCAGCCAGAAAAAGTGAACGAGCATGAAGCCATGTCCATGGCTCGGAACATC
- a CDS encoding 5-formyltetrahydrofolate cyclo-ligase, whose protein sequence is MLTKDSIRNVMRKRRASLEAGWVLTQSRYITARVLVLPEFQRAEVVLGYLSLPGEVNVEGILAAAWKAGKRVAVPAVRDDGEYMPAWLTPNESLTHGGFNVRQPVAPFWAKPDAYGLVVVPGVAFAANGARLGHGKGFYDRMLARLGTKVLNKVGVCFSFQLAPELPVTETDVGMDVVVTEDQVYRKG, encoded by the coding sequence ATGCTGACAAAAGATTCCATTCGAAATGTGATGCGAAAGCGGCGGGCAAGTCTTGAGGCCGGTTGGGTGTTGACTCAAAGCCGTTACATCACGGCGCGGGTGCTGGTTCTGCCGGAATTTCAGCGTGCTGAAGTGGTTCTTGGCTATTTGTCGTTACCGGGGGAAGTGAACGTTGAGGGCATTCTGGCGGCCGCGTGGAAGGCGGGAAAGCGTGTGGCGGTTCCTGCGGTGCGGGATGACGGGGAGTATATGCCCGCCTGGCTGACGCCGAACGAATCGCTGACCCATGGCGGGTTCAATGTGCGGCAGCCGGTGGCGCCTTTTTGGGCTAAACCGGATGCCTACGGGCTGGTGGTGGTTCCCGGTGTGGCTTTCGCGGCCAATGGAGCCCGACTTGGACATGGAAAAGGATTTTATGACCGGATGCTGGCCCGGTTGGGCACAAAAGTGCTCAACAAGGTCGGGGTCTGTTTTTCATTTCAATTGGCGCCGGAATTGCCGGTGACCGAGACGGATGTGGGAATGGATGTGGTGGTGACGGAAGATCAGGTTTATCGAAAGGGATGA
- a CDS encoding replication-associated recombination protein A, which produces MDLFESEQSGDVMRLQPLAARMRPRTLDDVIGQDHILGKGKLLRRSIEADRLGSIILYGPPGCGKTSIAEAIASVTSRRFERTSGVLANVASLRALLAAADHRKKADGIETILFIDEIHHFSKSQQDILLPHVEDGTVTLIGATTHNPFFFINSPLTSRSQVFQLNPVSEEAIITILKRALVDERGLGGRSTEVDPEALAHLARVCEGDVRRALNALDIAVMSTPPNDQYRVHVTAAIMEESVQKKAVVYDRDEDGHHDTISAFIKSVRGSDPNAAIYWLAKMIYAGEDPRFIARRLVILASEDIGNADPRGLMIATSAMDAVAFVGMPEGRIILAQATIYLATAPKSNASYLAIDAALADVEKGRVLPVPDHLRSASYKGAEKLGHVGYKYAHDFEGHFVDQEYMPTSAVYYTPTKAGYEDVIGKRMVEWNARRASDHSEKKS; this is translated from the coding sequence ATGGATCTTTTCGAGAGTGAACAGTCGGGAGATGTGATGCGTTTGCAGCCGCTGGCGGCCCGTATGCGCCCTCGAACTTTGGATGATGTTATCGGCCAGGATCATATCCTTGGTAAAGGCAAGCTGTTACGGCGATCCATTGAAGCAGACCGTTTGGGCAGCATCATTCTCTATGGTCCTCCGGGATGCGGCAAAACTTCGATTGCCGAAGCCATCGCCTCCGTTACAAGCCGTCGTTTTGAACGCACCAGCGGGGTTCTTGCCAACGTTGCTTCCCTACGTGCCCTTCTCGCCGCTGCCGATCACCGGAAAAAGGCGGATGGCATCGAAACCATTCTGTTTATTGATGAGATCCATCATTTTAGCAAGTCCCAGCAGGATATTCTCCTGCCGCATGTTGAAGATGGGACTGTAACCCTGATCGGGGCTACGACGCACAATCCCTTCTTTTTCATTAACAGTCCATTAACCTCGCGCTCCCAGGTTTTTCAGCTCAATCCGGTATCCGAAGAGGCTATCATTACGATCCTGAAACGGGCACTGGTGGATGAGCGGGGGTTGGGGGGACGTTCTACAGAAGTGGATCCAGAGGCTTTAGCGCATCTGGCCAGGGTCTGTGAAGGGGATGTGCGGCGTGCCCTTAACGCCCTGGATATCGCCGTGATGTCAACTCCTCCAAATGACCAGTATCGGGTTCATGTCACCGCCGCTATCATGGAAGAGTCTGTTCAGAAAAAGGCCGTGGTTTATGATCGCGATGAGGACGGACATCACGACACCATTTCCGCATTTATTAAGAGTGTGCGGGGTTCCGATCCCAATGCGGCGATCTATTGGTTAGCCAAAATGATTTATGCGGGTGAAGATCCGCGGTTTATTGCACGTCGTTTAGTGATTTTGGCCTCTGAAGATATTGGGAACGCCGATCCGCGCGGACTGATGATCGCGACCTCTGCCATGGATGCGGTGGCGTTTGTAGGAATGCCTGAGGGCCGTATTATTCTGGCACAGGCAACAATCTATCTCGCCACGGCTCCGAAAAGCAATGCTTCCTATCTTGCGATTGATGCTGCACTTGCCGATGTAGAGAAGGGGCGGGTTTTGCCGGTTCCGGACCATTTACGCAGTGCCAGCTATAAGGGAGCTGAGAAACTGGGGCATGTCGGCTATAAATATGCCCATGATTTTGAAGGACATTTTGTGGATCAGGAATATATGCCCACGTCCGCAGTCTATTATACACCCACCAAGGCGGGCTATGAGGATGTGATCGGAAAACGGATGGTTGAATGGAATGCGAGACGGGCGAGCGATCATTCTGAAAAGAAGAGTTAA